The sequence CCAATAACTGTCTTACACCAGCTTCTGTTAAACAAATACTTTTATTTACAAGATCATATGTGgtagttttaaaataaaatggaaaaagtCTACTTTTGGTCTTCAGCCTGGTTTAGGTAGTCTCCAGCTTGACTAGATTCTTCTGCATTCTAACTTGAAGATGAAGTTTGTGGCAAAACTCTAATAATCCAGTATTTTGGTACCAAGCTAGTGCTGAAAACCACGCCACACACCTTAGTCTCTCCGTACATAGAAGATGTTATATCCAAGTTCAACCATCCCTCCAATGAGCAAGGCCCACAAAGGGATAAAGACATAGGCTAGTTTCATTGCAGTGAATTGCTGGAGCTTAGCACAGAGGGCAAGGCAGAAGGCTAACTTGAGTAGCATTGCAATGAGATACCAAGCTTTCTTCTTGAGGTTCTGGGAGCCATTGCGAGGGTCAAAGCCAGACTTGCAGCGTCCAGCCATTTTCACAATTAACATAACTAGAAGAATAGTATCAAATATCCAGACTGGAATAAAAATGAGGAACCAGTTCCATGGTGCTTTCTCATCCAACTTCAACACCAGCATAATCAGGAAGAGTAAGGTAAAAAGCCATGTCAGTAGCACTCTTTGTGCCAAGGACATTCTCATTTAAACAGCTTTGAGAGGAAGTCTTTCACTGTAAGCAGCAACCTGACAAAAGAGAGGAAGGTATCACTATACATCCATTACCCATATtctttaaaaaggaaagcacTTCCTTGATCTTTCTTTCACACCACTTCTCACCCACATACCACATCCCAGCATTTCTTACCTACCATTCTCAGTGGAGCACTCATCCACCATTCAAGTGCCTTAAGTCAGCTGTGTAAGCTGCCTGTATCTAAAACTTATTTGTTTCACAGAACGTCTAAATCCTAAACTAGCAGTCAAACACACTTATGGATTTTTGTATGCTAGGAATTAATTGAGATCCATTTTCCTCCATGCTTGAGGCACTCATAGTaaacactggaaaagaaatGTAACAACACTGTAACAAAATAATCATCGTAAAAATGTAAACCAAGCACCAACCATAGGTAACAAACCCCAACAGAAAGCTCCCCTagactgcagggctgcagctggaggcagtaaGCACTACTGTAAGCTTTCTGTTAAGTCTGTAGCTGAAATAAAGAGGGTACCCATCTGAATCAACAATTTTATCTGAAACATTTCAACATTCCTTTCATGGCAGTGTTCTTGAAAACTAGTTCTAGAAATCAATGCTGCAGATACTACAGGAAGGACCATCTCTTATTAGCAAACTGAAGAAAgcagaaaccaaagaaacagacTGGAAACTGGGgcctgaaaggaaaaaagaaatttaacACTGCTACAAGGATCAGGTTATCACATACTCAAGGAAGGTGCTATCAACTGACTGGAGGAAACACAAAGGTACTGAAAATGTATTAGAGGGGGTACTCAATTTGAAGGTTTTTCACTTGATGAGAAGACTTTCAGTTTTCAGGTGTTCAGAACCactttgtaattatttttaacagcacagacaaaaaaaaccaccctcaGCACGGGACATGTTGTCTCTGACTTAAACGCGAGACTGGGCAGGACCAGaatagtctagtctattctaaaggcttttttggtttgtttgaaaaaaaaatcaaaataatccAAGTGTACTTTCTGAGATCTTGTAGACCTATAGTTCAAGTAAAGAAAGCTACCACATTTTAAATACTGACAGCTGGGGATACAGCAGATGTAACGATGAAGGGTTTGATTACATGCAGCATTTGACCATCTCAGGAATGGAGATTATCACCAGATTTTCAGCTACAGGCCAGCTATCACAACAAGATATCTAGAAAAAGAAGGTGGATATGCTACAGGTCTGAACTTGCTCTTCTGTGAAAACACTGacaaaaatcacagtatcactcaggttggaagagacctcaaagatataataataaaacaacaacaccaaccaaccaaacctttTATCTCCTTACAGACCTCATGCAATTAGTAAGAAGTGAAAATTTCCAGTAATGAGAAACACTAAGTAGCATCACTGACCTtggagggggggggtgtgtgtgatcTACATAAACTAAAATATTATTCTAACTAATTATATCCCATctagaaggagggaaaaaaaacaacagggaaATTTAGACACAGCTTTCAGCTCAATGTTAATGTTAAAACAGACCTATAAATTTAATTTTAAGCCTCGAGCATTGCCTAAAAAAGTTCAGAAAATATTATACCAAACCCAAATTAAATAGAAGTCTGCTTGATTAAATGGCACTAAAACCTTTTCAGCAGCTATGAGTAATTTAACACCCAGAAAGAAATACTCTAGTAACCATGTTTTAAAGCCATATTTAAGGAAGTCTCATACAATCGCAGGCTAGGTGTGCACAAGTTATCTGCAGTTAGTACATTCTCAGTTCTGGTAGCCTGTGTAGATTTAAAAGTATAAGTATAGTCAAACTACAGCGTCCCAGTACCCAGAATGCTTATtttactccccccccccccagcgaAACAGACTCCCAAGTGATGAGTTTagctgaaaaaacaaaacaaccccaaaacaaaacagtaactATTCAGAGGTACAGAACGAGGTAACTGGCAAATCAGCCGTGAGTGTCGGCCTAAGCAAAGCTTGCGACAGCAAACTAACAGATTCTGGCGGTGCTCTGAAGACTGCGTTCAGCACAGGCCCGAGCCAGCCGTGGCGAGCACCGTGCCAATCCTCGACCGCCTCCGCCCGACGCACTCCGAGGGTGCCGGCGCTCGCCTGCGGCATACTGTCAGGGCCAGTGGATCCCAGCATACGGGAAGACCCCCGCGAGGCTGTGGCTCGAGCAGCTGCCAGACGTGCAGGGCTGGGCCAAGCTGGAGCCCCACAGCGGTGAAGGCCACCTGTATCTTCTGACCTTCCTCAATCCCCCAA is a genomic window of Dryobates pubescens isolate bDryPub1 chromosome Z, bDryPub1.pri, whole genome shotgun sequence containing:
- the TMEM60 gene encoding transmembrane protein 60 → MRMSLAQRVLLTWLFTLLFLIMLVLKLDEKAPWNWFLIFIPVWIFDTILLVMLIVKMAGRCKSGFDPRNGSQNLKKKAWYLIAMLLKLAFCLALCAKLQQFTAMKLAYVFIPLWALLIGGMVELGYNIFYVRRD